The Apus apus isolate bApuApu2 chromosome 20, bApuApu2.pri.cur, whole genome shotgun sequence genome includes a region encoding these proteins:
- the KLHL17 gene encoding kelch-like protein 17 isoform X1 has product MEGGVQLLNRDGHSISHNSKRHYHDAFVCMNRMRQRGLLCDIVLHVGTKEIKAHKVVLASCSPYFHAMFTNEMSESRQTHVTLHDIDPQALEQLVQYAYTAEIVVGEGNVQTLLPAASLLQLNGVRDACCKFLLSQLDPSNCLGIRGFADTHSCSDLLKSAHKYVLQHFVEVSKTEEFMLLPLKQVLDLISSDSLNVPSEEEVYRAVLSWVKHDVDSRRQHVPRLMKCVRLPLLSRDFLMSNVDTELLVRHHSECKDLLIEALKYHLMPEQRGVLSNSRTRPRRCEGASTVLFAVGGGSLFAIHGDCEAYDTRTDRWHMVASMSTRRARVGVAAIGNKLYAVGGYDGTSDLATVESYDPVTNSWQPEVSMGTRRSCLGVAALHGLLYAAGGYDGASCLNSAERYDPLTGTWTSIAAMSTRRRYVRVATLEGNLYAVGGYDSSSHLATVEKYEPQINTWTPIANMLSRRSSAGVAVLEGMLYVAGGNDGTSCLNSVERYNPKTNTWESVAPMNIRRSTHDLVAMDGWLYAVGGNDGSSSLNSIEKYNPRTNKWVAASCMFTRRSSVGVAVLELLNFPPPSSPTLSVSSTSL; this is encoded by the exons ATGGAAGGGGGTGTGCAGCTCCTCAACCGCGACGGCCACAGCATCTCCCACAACTCCAAGCGACACTATCACGACGCCTTCGTGTGCATGAACCGCATGCGGCAGCGCGGGCTGCTCTGCGACATCGTGCTGCATGTGGGCACCAAGGAGATCAAGGCCCACAAGGTGGTGCTGGCGTCGTGCAGCCCGTACTTCCACGCCATGTTCACAA ATGAGATGAGTGAGAGCCGCCAGACCCACGTCACGCTGCACGACATTGACCCCCaggccctggagcagctggtgcaATACGCTTACACGGCTGAGATCGTGGTGGGTGAGGGGAATGTGCAG ACACttcttcctgctgccagcctgctgcagctcaaTGGTGTGCGGGATGCTTGCTGCAAGTTCCTCCTCAGCCAGCTCGACCCATCCAACTGCCTGGGCATCCGGGGTTTTGCTGACACACACTCCTGCAGTGACCTCCTCAAGTCTGCACACAAGTATGTCCTCCAACACTTCGTGGAGGTGTCCAAGACAGAGGAGTTCATGTTGCTGCCTCTTAAACAG GTGCTGGACCTCATTTCTAGTGACAGCCTCAATGTGCCATCAGAGGAGGAGGTGTAcagggctgtgctcagctgGGTCAAACATGATGTGgacagcagaaggcagcatgTCCCCAGG ctcatGAAGTGCGTGCGGCTGCCCCTGCTGAGCCGGGACTTCCTCATGAGCAACGTGGACACGGAGCTGCTGGTGAGACATCACTCGGAGTGCAAGGACCTGCTGATCGAAGCCCTCAAGTACCACCTGATGCCGGAGCAGCGGGGGGTCCTGAGCAACAGCCGGACCAGGCCGCGGCGCTGCGAGGGGGCCAGCACGGTGCTCTTCGCTGTGG GTGGGGGCAGCCTCTTCGCCATCCACGGGGACTGCGAGGCCTACGACACGCGGACGGACCGCTGGCACATGGTGGCCTCCATGTCGACTCGCCGGGCCAGAGTGGGCGTCGCGGCCATCGGGAACAAGCTGTACGCTGTGGGAGG CTACGATGGGACCTCTGATTTGGCTACAGTGGAGTCCTATGATCCTGTCACCAACTCCTGGCAACCTGAGGTGTCCATgggcaccaggaggagctgcctggGTGTAGCAGCACTTCATGGGCTTCTCTACGCTGCTGGGGGGTACGACGGGGCCTCGTGCCTAAACAG cgCAGAGCGGTACGACCCTCTGACAGGCACCTGGACATCCATCGCTGCCATGAGCACCAGGAGACGCTACGTCCGGGTGGCAACACTAG AAGGCAACCTCTATGCTGTTGGGGGATATGACAGCTCATCCCACTTAGCCACAGTAGAAAAGTATGAGCCCCAG ATCAACACCTGGACACCCATTGCCAACATGCTGAGCCGGCGGAGCAGCGcaggggtggctgtgctggaggggatGCTCTACGTGGCTGGTGGCAATGATGGCACCAGCTGCCTGAACTCTGTTGAGCGCtacaaccccaaaaccaacaccTGGGAGAGCGTGGCACCCATGAACATCCGTAG GAGCACCCACGACCTGGTGGCCATGGATGGGTGGCTGTATGCAGTGGGTGGCAACGATGGGAGCTCCAGCCTCAACTCCATCGAGAAGTACAACCCCCGTACCAACAAGTGGGTAGCAGCCTCTTGCATGTTCACACGCCGGAGCAGCgtgggggtggctgtgctggaaCTCCTCAACTTCCCACCCCCTTCCTCGCCCACCCTGTCGGTGTCTTCAACGAGCCTTTGA
- the KLHL17 gene encoding kelch-like protein 17 isoform X2 codes for MEGGVQLLNRDGHSISHNSKRHYHDAFVCMNRMRQRGLLCDIVLHVGTKEIKAHKVVLASCSPYFHAMFTNEMSESRQTHVTLHDIDPQALEQLVQYAYTAEIVVGEGNVQTLLPAASLLQLNGVRDACCKFLLSQLDPSNCLGIRGFADTHSCSDLLKSAHKYVLQHFVEVSKTEEFMLLPLKQVLDLISSDSLNVPSEEEVYRAVLSWVKHDVDSRRQHVPRLMKCVRLPLLSRDFLMSNVDTELLVRHHSECKDLLIEALKYHLMPEQRGVLSNSRTRPRRCEGASTVLFAVGGGSLFAIHGDCEAYDTRTDRWHMVASMSTRRARVGVAAIGNKLYDGTSDLATVESYDPVTNSWQPEVSMGTRRSCLGVAALHGLLYAAGGYDGASCLNSAERYDPLTGTWTSIAAMSTRRRYVRVATLEGNLYAVGGYDSSSHLATVEKYEPQINTWTPIANMLSRRSSAGVAVLEGMLYVAGGNDGTSCLNSVERYNPKTNTWESVAPMNIRRSTHDLVAMDGWLYAVGGNDGSSSLNSIEKYNPRTNKWVAASCMFTRRSSVGVAVLELLNFPPPSSPTLSVSSTSL; via the exons ATGGAAGGGGGTGTGCAGCTCCTCAACCGCGACGGCCACAGCATCTCCCACAACTCCAAGCGACACTATCACGACGCCTTCGTGTGCATGAACCGCATGCGGCAGCGCGGGCTGCTCTGCGACATCGTGCTGCATGTGGGCACCAAGGAGATCAAGGCCCACAAGGTGGTGCTGGCGTCGTGCAGCCCGTACTTCCACGCCATGTTCACAA ATGAGATGAGTGAGAGCCGCCAGACCCACGTCACGCTGCACGACATTGACCCCCaggccctggagcagctggtgcaATACGCTTACACGGCTGAGATCGTGGTGGGTGAGGGGAATGTGCAG ACACttcttcctgctgccagcctgctgcagctcaaTGGTGTGCGGGATGCTTGCTGCAAGTTCCTCCTCAGCCAGCTCGACCCATCCAACTGCCTGGGCATCCGGGGTTTTGCTGACACACACTCCTGCAGTGACCTCCTCAAGTCTGCACACAAGTATGTCCTCCAACACTTCGTGGAGGTGTCCAAGACAGAGGAGTTCATGTTGCTGCCTCTTAAACAG GTGCTGGACCTCATTTCTAGTGACAGCCTCAATGTGCCATCAGAGGAGGAGGTGTAcagggctgtgctcagctgGGTCAAACATGATGTGgacagcagaaggcagcatgTCCCCAGG ctcatGAAGTGCGTGCGGCTGCCCCTGCTGAGCCGGGACTTCCTCATGAGCAACGTGGACACGGAGCTGCTGGTGAGACATCACTCGGAGTGCAAGGACCTGCTGATCGAAGCCCTCAAGTACCACCTGATGCCGGAGCAGCGGGGGGTCCTGAGCAACAGCCGGACCAGGCCGCGGCGCTGCGAGGGGGCCAGCACGGTGCTCTTCGCTGTGG GTGGGGGCAGCCTCTTCGCCATCCACGGGGACTGCGAGGCCTACGACACGCGGACGGACCGCTGGCACATGGTGGCCTCCATGTCGACTCGCCGGGCCAGAGTGGGCGTCGCGGCCATCGGGAACAAGCT CTACGATGGGACCTCTGATTTGGCTACAGTGGAGTCCTATGATCCTGTCACCAACTCCTGGCAACCTGAGGTGTCCATgggcaccaggaggagctgcctggGTGTAGCAGCACTTCATGGGCTTCTCTACGCTGCTGGGGGGTACGACGGGGCCTCGTGCCTAAACAG cgCAGAGCGGTACGACCCTCTGACAGGCACCTGGACATCCATCGCTGCCATGAGCACCAGGAGACGCTACGTCCGGGTGGCAACACTAG AAGGCAACCTCTATGCTGTTGGGGGATATGACAGCTCATCCCACTTAGCCACAGTAGAAAAGTATGAGCCCCAG ATCAACACCTGGACACCCATTGCCAACATGCTGAGCCGGCGGAGCAGCGcaggggtggctgtgctggaggggatGCTCTACGTGGCTGGTGGCAATGATGGCACCAGCTGCCTGAACTCTGTTGAGCGCtacaaccccaaaaccaacaccTGGGAGAGCGTGGCACCCATGAACATCCGTAG GAGCACCCACGACCTGGTGGCCATGGATGGGTGGCTGTATGCAGTGGGTGGCAACGATGGGAGCTCCAGCCTCAACTCCATCGAGAAGTACAACCCCCGTACCAACAAGTGGGTAGCAGCCTCTTGCATGTTCACACGCCGGAGCAGCgtgggggtggctgtgctggaaCTCCTCAACTTCCCACCCCCTTCCTCGCCCACCCTGTCGGTGTCTTCAACGAGCCTTTGA